The following coding sequences are from one Candidatus Binatia bacterium window:
- the typA gene encoding translational GTPase TypA — protein sequence MHPLRATRDDIRNIAIIAHVDHGKTTLLDAMLHQSGIFRSNEQVVERVMDSFVLERERGITILAKNTAVTYQGVKINIVDTPGHADFGGEVERTLAMVDGVMLLVDASEGPLPQTRFVLKKALEAGLPPVVCVNKIDRPDARVTEVLDEIYDLFIDLDATDTQLDFPVVYTNARAGIAKRALTDDDADLRPLFDLIVSALPPPRFDPDAPTQFQANNLDYNDYVGRLAIGRIVSGELHSGTIYTVCRLDGSHVDAKINQIYGWHGLKRMELPQAKAGDIVAVAGIEDIHIGETIADRLNPQALPAIRIDEPTIAMIFSVNNSPWAGREGEYVTSRKLRERLVYELRKNVSLRIEDTASPDSWRVMGRGELQLAILVETMRREGYELLVSKPTIITKEIDGAAHEPMELLLVDVPEEYIGVVSQLLAVRRGKMTKMNHPGSGRVRLEFVIPSRGLIGFRSYFLTDTRGTGIMNALFNGYAPWQGPIQARTNGAMIADREGPATPYAIFHLQERGVIFIPPGTRVYEGMVVGEYSRESDLDVNICREKKLSNMRASGHDEAVRLTPHREMGLETGIEWIGDEELVEVTPQSVRLRKKVLRQTERPKRRKE from the coding sequence ACCAAAGCGGCATCTTCCGCAGCAACGAGCAGGTTGTGGAACGGGTCATGGACTCGTTTGTCCTCGAGCGCGAGCGCGGCATCACCATTCTCGCCAAGAACACCGCCGTCACCTACCAGGGCGTCAAGATCAACATCGTCGATACCCCGGGGCATGCCGATTTCGGCGGCGAGGTGGAGCGGACCTTGGCGATGGTTGACGGCGTCATGCTGCTGGTCGATGCCTCCGAAGGACCCCTGCCGCAGACACGTTTCGTCCTGAAGAAGGCGCTGGAAGCCGGCCTGCCACCGGTGGTGTGCGTCAACAAGATTGATCGGCCCGACGCCCGCGTCACCGAGGTGCTGGATGAAATCTACGATCTCTTCATCGACCTCGATGCGACCGACACGCAGCTGGACTTTCCGGTGGTGTACACCAACGCCCGTGCCGGGATTGCCAAGCGCGCCCTGACCGACGACGACGCCGACCTGCGGCCGCTGTTCGACCTGATCGTATCCGCGCTGCCGCCACCGCGCTTCGACCCGGACGCCCCGACCCAATTTCAAGCCAACAATCTCGACTACAATGACTACGTCGGCCGTCTCGCCATCGGCCGTATCGTCAGCGGCGAGCTGCACAGCGGCACCATCTACACCGTCTGTCGCCTGGATGGCTCGCACGTGGATGCCAAGATCAACCAAATCTACGGCTGGCATGGACTCAAGCGCATGGAGCTGCCGCAGGCAAAGGCCGGCGACATTGTCGCCGTGGCAGGCATCGAGGACATCCATATCGGTGAAACCATTGCGGACCGCCTCAACCCGCAAGCGCTGCCGGCCATCCGCATCGACGAACCGACGATCGCGATGATTTTCAGCGTCAACAACTCCCCGTGGGCGGGACGCGAGGGGGAATACGTCACCTCGCGCAAGCTGCGCGAGCGCTTGGTGTACGAGCTGCGCAAGAACGTGAGCTTGCGCATCGAGGACACGGCCTCACCCGATTCGTGGCGGGTCATGGGTCGTGGCGAGTTGCAGCTGGCGATCCTGGTCGAAACCATGCGCCGCGAGGGCTACGAGCTGCTGGTGTCGAAGCCGACCATCATCACCAAGGAGATCGACGGCGCGGCGCACGAGCCCATGGAACTGCTGCTGGTGGATGTGCCGGAAGAGTACATCGGCGTGGTCTCGCAGCTGCTTGCCGTGCGCCGTGGCAAGATGACCAAGATGAACCATCCGGGCTCCGGGCGGGTGCGGTTGGAGTTCGTCATCCCGTCGCGCGGCTTGATCGGGTTTCGCTCGTACTTTCTCACCGATACGCGCGGCACCGGCATCATGAACGCCCTGTTCAACGGCTACGCGCCGTGGCAGGGTCCGATCCAAGCGCGCACCAACGGCGCCATGATTGCCGACCGCGAAGGCCCGGCGACACCGTATGCGATCTTCCATCTGCAGGAGCGCGGCGTCATCTTCATCCCGCCGGGAACACGTGTCTACGAAGGCATGGTCGTCGGCGAGTACTCGCGTGAATCCGACCTCGATGTGAATATCTGCCGCGAGAAGAAACTCTCCAACATGCGCGCCAGCGGCCACGATGAGGCCGTGCGCCTCACCCCCCACCGCGAAATGGGTCTGGAAACCGGCATCGAATGGATCGGTGATGAGGAACTGGTCGAGGTCACCCCGCAGTCGGTCCGCCTGCGCAAGAAAGTCCTGCGCCAGACAGAGCGGCCGAAGAGACGCAAAGAGTAG
- a CDS encoding lysylphosphatidylglycerol synthase transmembrane domain-containing protein: protein MEATPTAARLRRILNTMLKVLLTAGAFYLLLTHRVRTESGESVIALRAILDYLPHIQGSVFWRFTLLAFTIKFVGMLASMLRWYLLLRGQGITFPLWHIVTTFLIGRFLGTFLPSTIGLDGYKLYDAARFSGRTVEVTAATVVEKGLGIVGIVLTFLVTLPLGYSVLGDKARLVALLTVPISLAIIGAFFLVAFKPAVIGFLLDRVRLGQRGRVASVLERVNAAAAAYKDQKLLMLQATGLSFAVHFCTAVTYFFTALAIGAVHADFWEVSFASTIQIFATVMSPFTIAGEGVREIVQTVLLAHRIGTSQSIISAALGFWAAEAPTLSGGIFYFMRDAGYRPAVDVRARET, encoded by the coding sequence GTGGAAGCGACGCCGACCGCTGCGCGGCTGCGGCGCATCCTCAATACGATGCTCAAGGTGCTCCTCACCGCTGGGGCGTTCTACCTCCTGCTCACGCACCGGGTGCGTACGGAATCCGGAGAATCGGTCATTGCCCTGCGCGCCATTCTCGACTACCTGCCGCACATCCAGGGTAGTGTCTTCTGGCGCTTCACCCTGCTGGCGTTCACCATCAAGTTCGTCGGCATGTTGGCCTCGATGCTGCGCTGGTACTTGCTGCTGCGCGGACAGGGCATCACGTTTCCGCTCTGGCATATAGTGACCACGTTTCTGATCGGACGGTTTCTCGGGACCTTCCTCCCTTCGACCATCGGACTCGACGGCTACAAGCTGTACGACGCGGCGCGATTCTCCGGACGCACGGTTGAGGTCACGGCTGCGACCGTGGTGGAGAAAGGGCTGGGAATCGTCGGCATCGTGCTGACGTTTCTGGTGACGTTGCCGCTCGGCTACAGCGTGCTGGGCGACAAGGCCAGGCTGGTGGCGTTGCTGACCGTTCCCATCTCACTCGCCATCATCGGTGCGTTCTTTCTGGTGGCGTTCAAACCGGCGGTCATCGGCTTCCTGCTCGATCGCGTACGCCTCGGGCAGCGCGGCCGGGTTGCTTCCGTACTGGAGCGTGTCAACGCGGCGGCCGCCGCCTACAAGGATCAGAAGCTGCTGATGCTGCAGGCCACGGGGCTCAGCTTCGCCGTGCATTTCTGCACCGCCGTGACATACTTCTTCACGGCGCTGGCCATCGGTGCGGTGCACGCCGACTTCTGGGAAGTGTCATTTGCCTCGACTATCCAGATTTTCGCCACGGTGATGAGCCCGTTCACCATCGCCGGCGAAGGCGTACGCGAGATCGTCCAGACGGTGCTGCTGGCGCATCGGATCGGCACCTCGCAGTCCATCATCTCCGCCGCGTTGGGTTTCTGGGCGGCGGAAGCGCCGACGCTGAGCGGCGGCATTTTCTATTTCATGCGTGACGCCGGGTATCGGCCGGCGGTCGACGTTCGGGCGCGGGAAACCTAG